Proteins encoded together in one Flavobacterium keumense window:
- the menD gene encoding 2-succinyl-5-enolpyruvyl-6-hydroxy-3-cyclohexene-1-carboxylic-acid synthase has translation MRYPKIPLAQSLIEIFLAKGITTIIISPGSRNAPLTIGFASNPAFQCYSIADERSAGFFALGIAQQTKKPVALVCTSGSALLNYYPAFAEAFYSQIPLIVLSADRPQNKIDIGDGQTIRQENVFANHSLYNANLNELASIENDIKINEALDTAFAKKGPVHINAPFEEPLYETVESISVQSYISQPKINSSTVGELSSFAEIWNQSTRKMILVGVNEPNAIDDATLNFFANDESVTVWTETTSNLHHPSFIANIDTVITPFTNQDFEDFQPEILVTFGGMIVSKRIKAFLRKYQPKHHWHIDTLRAYDTFGALTQHFQVSPQAFFNQFIPLTNAIVSDYAQRLDYVKQIRKAKHDNYLSTIPFSDFKVFDKVIPHLPKNSQLQISNSSAIRYAQLIPIDTSIEVYCNRGTSGIDGATSTAIGAAVANKKQTTFITGDIGFLYDTNALWNNYIPKNFKIILINNGGGGIFRILPGHEETPVFTTFFETSHCLTAEHLAKMYGFNYSIASDENSLEKALTNLFANNDQPALLEVFTPTRENDTILLNYFKNLV, from the coding sequence ATGAGATACCCAAAAATACCTTTGGCGCAAAGCCTCATTGAGATTTTTTTAGCCAAAGGAATTACCACTATAATCATTTCGCCTGGTTCTCGAAATGCACCTTTAACTATAGGGTTTGCTTCCAATCCGGCTTTTCAATGTTACAGTATCGCTGATGAGCGTTCAGCTGGATTTTTTGCTTTAGGCATAGCGCAACAAACTAAAAAACCAGTAGCTTTGGTTTGTACTTCGGGGTCGGCGTTGTTGAATTATTATCCTGCTTTTGCAGAAGCTTTTTATAGCCAAATCCCTTTAATTGTCCTTTCAGCCGATCGTCCTCAAAATAAAATCGATATTGGCGATGGCCAAACTATTCGTCAAGAAAATGTATTTGCAAATCATTCGTTATACAATGCTAATCTAAACGAATTAGCGAGTATAGAAAATGATATAAAAATTAACGAAGCCTTGGATACGGCTTTCGCCAAAAAAGGCCCCGTGCATATTAATGCTCCTTTTGAGGAACCTTTGTATGAAACTGTTGAATCGATTTCAGTTCAGTCTTATATTTCTCAACCAAAAATAAATTCAAGTACTGTTGGCGAACTAAGTTCATTCGCCGAAATTTGGAATCAATCTACAAGAAAAATGATTTTGGTTGGGGTAAATGAGCCGAATGCTATCGATGACGCAACACTTAATTTCTTTGCAAATGATGAATCGGTAACTGTTTGGACAGAAACGACTTCGAATCTTCATCATCCTAGTTTCATTGCCAATATTGACACCGTAATAACTCCCTTTACAAATCAAGATTTCGAGGATTTTCAACCGGAAATACTGGTGACTTTTGGGGGGATGATCGTTTCTAAACGAATTAAGGCTTTTTTACGAAAATACCAACCCAAACACCATTGGCATATAGATACTTTAAGAGCCTATGATACTTTTGGAGCTTTGACTCAGCATTTTCAAGTTAGTCCGCAAGCGTTTTTTAATCAATTTATTCCGCTGACAAACGCAATCGTAAGTGATTATGCACAACGACTGGACTACGTTAAACAAATTAGAAAAGCAAAACACGACAATTATTTGTCAACTATTCCTTTTTCAGATTTTAAGGTTTTTGATAAAGTTATTCCACATTTGCCTAAGAATAGCCAACTCCAAATTAGTAATAGTTCTGCCATTCGTTATGCACAATTGATTCCGATAGATACTTCTATTGAAGTGTATTGCAATAGAGGAACGAGTGGAATAGATGGCGCAACGTCAACCGCTATCGGAGCGGCTGTAGCCAATAAAAAACAAACTACTTTTATAACTGGAGATATTGGTTTTTTATATGATACGAATGCGCTTTGGAACAATTATATCCCGAAGAATTTCAAAATTATTCTAATCAACAATGGCGGAGGAGGCATTTTTAGAATTCTTCCAGGTCATGAAGAAACCCCAGTTTTTACTACTTTTTTTGAAACTTCGCATTGCCTTACCGCTGAACATTTAGCTAAAATGTATGGCTTCAATTACAGCATAGCTAGTGATGAGAATAGTTTAGAAAAGGCGTTGACAAATTTATTTGCTAATAACGACCAACCGGCATTATTAGAGGTATTTACGCCTACTCGTGAAAACGATACCATTCTGTTGAATTACTTTAAGAATTTAGTATAA
- a CDS encoding alpha-1,4-glucan--maltose-1-phosphate maltosyltransferase → MQNQTRIIIENVAPQLDGGAFAVKRIVGQKVRVTAAVFSDGHDVIQCCVKYKYQSDKKWQEIRMTLMDNDEWFAEFTVEKQGFYSYFVEGWVDYALNWQHGTERKIFDGQNVTSELLEGAEYVKEIQKIASKEEKKYLDSVVHFFTTASEYDNGVREAISHELTQIFKKYPTRFLANQSQELQVYVDRKKALFSTWYEFFPRSASQEEGKHGTFKDCEKLLPRVAEMGFDTLYFPPIHPIGEVNRKGKNNATNAEPGDVGSPWGIGSQYGGHKATHPELGTIDDFKSLVKTAKDLGIEVAMDYALQAAPDHPYVKEFPQWFKWRPDGTVQYAENPPKKYQDILPIYFESSDWKNLWKELLDVALFWVEECGIRVFRVDNPHTKPFYFWGWLIAEIKKKYPDVLFLAEAFTRPKIMNELAKQGFSQSYTYFTWRNTKSELTEYVTELTQSDQKEYYRPNFWPNTPDINPFALQSGNESVHLQKYFLAATLSSSVGIYGPVFEYRVCEPQAPGKEEYLNSEKYEFVKWDWNQKNKITTLITRINLIRKEQASLQQTNNIVFCTTNNDQVLAYYKFDDEKQNETLMVVNLDAFNTIQTTIRIPVEHLGTSQIQVTDLITGNTYFWNQEWNFIELSPELPFHLFKIQR, encoded by the coding sequence ATGCAAAATCAAACCCGTATAATCATAGAAAATGTAGCTCCTCAATTGGATGGAGGAGCTTTTGCTGTTAAACGAATTGTTGGTCAAAAAGTACGCGTTACTGCAGCGGTTTTTTCAGATGGTCATGATGTAATTCAGTGTTGTGTGAAGTACAAATACCAATCGGATAAGAAATGGCAAGAAATTCGAATGACTCTAATGGATAACGACGAATGGTTTGCCGAATTTACAGTAGAGAAACAAGGATTTTACTCCTATTTTGTTGAAGGTTGGGTAGATTACGCTTTGAATTGGCAACACGGTACTGAACGCAAAATATTTGATGGTCAAAATGTAACATCTGAATTATTAGAAGGCGCCGAATATGTAAAGGAAATTCAAAAGATAGCTAGTAAAGAAGAAAAAAAATATCTCGATTCGGTAGTACATTTTTTCACTACAGCTTCAGAATATGATAATGGAGTCAGAGAAGCTATTTCGCACGAGTTAACACAAATTTTCAAGAAATACCCCACTCGTTTTCTTGCCAATCAATCACAGGAATTACAAGTGTATGTGGATAGAAAAAAAGCCTTGTTTAGCACCTGGTACGAGTTTTTTCCACGCTCTGCTTCGCAAGAAGAAGGCAAACACGGTACTTTTAAAGATTGTGAAAAGTTATTACCAAGAGTAGCCGAAATGGGTTTTGATACCTTGTATTTTCCACCCATTCATCCTATTGGGGAAGTCAATAGAAAAGGAAAAAATAATGCGACTAATGCCGAACCTGGTGATGTAGGTTCACCTTGGGGAATCGGTTCCCAGTATGGTGGTCATAAAGCCACGCATCCTGAATTAGGAACAATTGACGATTTTAAATCTTTAGTAAAAACGGCCAAGGATTTAGGAATTGAAGTGGCTATGGATTATGCGCTACAAGCAGCTCCAGATCATCCCTATGTAAAAGAATTTCCACAATGGTTCAAATGGCGTCCAGATGGCACGGTACAATATGCTGAAAATCCGCCTAAAAAATACCAAGATATTTTGCCTATTTATTTTGAAAGTAGCGACTGGAAAAACCTTTGGAAAGAGTTGCTTGATGTGGCGCTGTTTTGGGTAGAAGAATGCGGAATTCGTGTTTTTAGAGTAGATAATCCACATACCAAACCTTTTTACTTTTGGGGTTGGCTCATTGCCGAAATCAAGAAAAAATACCCAGATGTACTGTTTTTAGCGGAAGCTTTTACACGTCCAAAAATCATGAATGAACTGGCTAAACAAGGTTTCAGCCAATCGTATACCTATTTCACTTGGAGAAACACAAAAAGTGAGTTGACAGAGTATGTAACTGAATTAACGCAATCGGATCAAAAAGAATATTACCGTCCTAATTTTTGGCCAAATACTCCTGATATTAACCCGTTTGCCTTGCAAAGTGGTAACGAGTCGGTGCATTTACAAAAGTATTTTTTGGCAGCTACTTTGAGTTCTAGTGTTGGGATTTATGGGCCGGTATTTGAATATCGTGTTTGCGAACCTCAGGCTCCAGGAAAAGAAGAATATCTGAATTCTGAGAAATACGAGTTTGTGAAATGGGATTGGAATCAAAAAAATAAAATTACAACATTAATTACCCGAATTAATTTGATTCGTAAAGAACAGGCTTCTTTGCAACAAACGAATAATATTGTTTTTTGTACTACCAATAATGATCAAGTTTTAGCCTATTATAAATTTGATGATGAGAAACAAAATGAAACCTTGATGGTAGTGAATTTAGACGCGTTTAATACGATTCAAACTACTATTAGAATTCCAGTAGAACATTTAGGAACATCTCAAATTCAGGTTACAGATTTGATTACAGGTAATACCTATTTTTGGAATCAAGAGTGGAATTTTATAGAACTTTCACCAGAGTTACCTTTTCATTTATTTAAAATCCAACGATAA
- a CDS encoding M48 family metallopeptidase: MKKYFLLGLSTFGLLFSCATNPLTGKSTLNFVSNAELFPSSFQQYGTFLKENKVIIGTADAKLVEKVGVRIKLAAEKYLNYLGQTQYLKGYEWEYKLVESKDINAWCMPGGKIVVYSGILPVTLNEAGLATVMGHEVSHALANHGAQRMSAAKLQQIGAAGVALATGKESAEKQEMWQKYYGIGSQVGVMLPFSRSHESEADKIGLALMAIAGYNVEESIVFWERMAAKSSGKSQPEFLSTHPSDATRIEDLKALIPEAKAIAAKVGIIAK; the protein is encoded by the coding sequence ATGAAAAAATATTTTTTACTTGGTCTATCCACTTTCGGATTATTATTTTCTTGTGCAACCAACCCATTGACAGGAAAATCAACGCTTAATTTTGTTTCTAATGCCGAATTGTTTCCTTCGTCTTTCCAACAATATGGTACGTTTTTAAAGGAAAATAAAGTTATCATAGGTACTGCTGATGCAAAATTGGTAGAAAAAGTTGGCGTCAGAATTAAATTAGCTGCCGAAAAATATCTAAATTATTTGGGACAAACTCAATATTTGAAAGGATATGAATGGGAATACAAATTGGTTGAAAGTAAAGATATCAACGCATGGTGTATGCCAGGAGGTAAGATTGTAGTCTATTCAGGCATATTACCCGTAACTCTTAATGAAGCTGGATTGGCAACGGTTATGGGACATGAAGTTTCTCATGCTTTGGCTAATCACGGAGCACAGCGAATGAGTGCTGCTAAATTGCAGCAAATTGGGGCAGCAGGTGTTGCGCTTGCGACAGGTAAGGAAAGTGCTGAAAAGCAAGAAATGTGGCAAAAATATTACGGTATAGGATCTCAAGTAGGAGTAATGCTTCCATTCAGTAGAAGTCATGAAAGTGAAGCAGATAAAATAGGGCTAGCATTAATGGCTATTGCAGGATATAATGTGGAAGAATCTATTGTTTTTTGGGAAAGAATGGCGGCCAAATCATCTGGGAAATCCCAACCTGAATTTTTAAGTACACACCCTTCAGACGCTACTCGTATAGAAGATTTAAAAGCCCTAATACCAGAAGCAAAAGCGATTGCTGCTAAAGTGGGAATTATTGCTAAATAA
- the glgB gene encoding 1,4-alpha-glucan branching protein GlgB, with translation MSKVQGYSLFTDFDIDLFKAGKHFRLYEKLGAHPIEVDGVSGVYFAVWAPSARSVSVVGDFNYWIQGEHQLNVRWDSSGIWEGFIPGVQKGITYKYKIQSDNGGIITEKADPFAFYCEKPPLTASVIWDLDYQWKDTNWMKTRKEHNALDKPYSVYEVHLGSWKRHGSENRFLTYLEFADELVAYVKETGFTHVEFMPVMEYPYDPSWGYQLVGYFAPTSRFGTPQEFMVLVDKLHQAGIGVILDWVPSHFPDDAHGLGFFDGSNLFEHPDRRKGYHPDWKSLVFNYGRNEVRSFLISNALFWLQHYHIDGLRVDAVASMLYLDYSRKDGEWEPNEFGGRENLDTISFLKDFNEAVYANYEGVQTIAEESTSFPMVSRPTFAGGLGFGMKWMMGWMHDTLQYFKKDPIHRKYHQNDLTFSMTYAFSENFMLPLSHDEVVYGKNSIAGRMPGDEWQKFANLRLLYGYMFTHPGTKLLFMGAEFGQSGEWNFEQSLDWHLLQYPSHEGVRKLIAGLNDLYKSQPALYEKQFSPEGFEWINYSDHHNAVMAYIRKGNNSKEDVIVVCNFTPVVRQNYRIGLPRKGKLVEIFNSDAEVFGGSGVANSGKLTIESSPYDGRDYSIELDLAPLALMVFRIS, from the coding sequence ATGAGCAAAGTACAAGGATATTCCCTTTTTACCGATTTTGATATTGATTTATTTAAAGCAGGAAAACATTTTAGACTCTATGAAAAACTAGGAGCACATCCTATTGAAGTAGATGGAGTTTCGGGTGTTTATTTTGCTGTCTGGGCGCCATCAGCACGTTCTGTATCTGTAGTTGGAGATTTTAACTATTGGATTCAAGGCGAGCATCAATTAAATGTTCGTTGGGATTCTTCTGGAATTTGGGAAGGATTCATTCCTGGAGTTCAAAAAGGAATTACCTATAAATATAAAATTCAATCGGATAATGGTGGAATAATTACTGAAAAAGCAGACCCATTTGCATTTTACTGTGAAAAACCACCGCTTACCGCTTCTGTAATCTGGGATTTGGATTACCAATGGAAAGATACTAATTGGATGAAAACCCGTAAAGAACACAATGCTTTGGATAAGCCGTATTCGGTTTACGAAGTGCATTTGGGGTCTTGGAAACGTCATGGTTCAGAAAATCGATTTTTGACCTATTTAGAATTTGCGGATGAATTAGTGGCATACGTAAAAGAAACAGGTTTTACTCACGTAGAGTTTATGCCTGTGATGGAGTATCCGTATGACCCTTCTTGGGGCTACCAACTAGTTGGTTATTTTGCGCCAACTTCTCGTTTTGGAACGCCACAAGAGTTCATGGTTTTGGTAGATAAACTACATCAAGCAGGAATTGGAGTGATTTTGGACTGGGTTCCTTCACACTTTCCTGATGATGCCCACGGCTTAGGCTTCTTTGACGGTTCGAATCTTTTTGAACATCCTGACAGACGCAAAGGGTATCATCCCGATTGGAAAAGTTTGGTTTTTAACTATGGACGAAATGAAGTGCGTTCTTTTTTGATTAGTAATGCGTTATTTTGGTTACAACATTATCACATTGACGGACTTCGTGTAGATGCAGTAGCCTCGATGTTATATCTGGATTATTCAAGAAAAGACGGGGAGTGGGAGCCTAATGAATTTGGTGGAAGAGAAAACTTGGATACGATTAGTTTCTTAAAAGATTTTAACGAAGCCGTTTACGCTAATTATGAAGGTGTACAAACTATTGCTGAAGAAAGTACCTCGTTTCCAATGGTTTCAAGACCAACTTTTGCAGGAGGTTTAGGCTTTGGTATGAAATGGATGATGGGCTGGATGCACGATACGTTACAATACTTTAAAAAAGATCCAATTCACAGAAAATACCATCAAAATGATTTGACTTTTTCAATGACCTATGCTTTTTCGGAGAATTTTATGTTACCGCTATCGCATGACGAAGTAGTCTATGGTAAAAACTCTATCGCAGGTAGAATGCCTGGTGATGAATGGCAAAAGTTTGCCAATTTACGATTGCTTTACGGCTATATGTTTACGCATCCTGGAACTAAATTATTGTTTATGGGAGCTGAGTTTGGTCAAAGTGGTGAATGGAATTTTGAACAAAGTTTGGATTGGCATTTACTGCAATATCCATCTCATGAAGGGGTAAGAAAGTTAATCGCAGGTTTGAATGATTTGTATAAAAGTCAACCTGCTTTATATGAAAAACAATTCAGTCCTGAAGGATTTGAGTGGATTAATTATTCGGATCATCATAATGCAGTGATGGCATACATTCGTAAAGGAAACAATTCAAAAGAAGATGTGATTGTAGTGTGTAATTTCACACCAGTCGTGCGACAAAATTATAGAATTGGCTTGCCAAGAAAAGGGAAGTTAGTCGAAATATTCAATAGTGATGCCGAAGTTTTCGGAGGAAGTGGAGTAGCTAATTCAGGTAAATTAACCATAGAAAGTTCTCCTTATGATGGTAGAGATTATTCTATAGAACTAGATTTAGCTCCTTTAGCGCTAATGGTATTTAGAATTTCGTAA
- a CDS encoding glucose-1-phosphate adenylyltransferase produces MKAKKKNVIAIILGGGQGSRLYPLTETRSKPAVPIGGKYRLVDIPISNCLNSDIYRMFVLTQFNSASLNAHIKNTYNFSVFSHSFVDILAAEQTPDNPTWFQGTSDAVRQCMPHFLNHDFDYALILSGDQLYQMDFNEMIDAHIAAQADISIATLPVNAKDAPEFGILKTNSESCIEAFIEKPAAELLPQWESDVSDEMKAQGKHYLASMGIYIFNKKLLVELMKNPDTKDFGKEIIPQAVGRQKILSYQYEGYWTDIGNIDSFFEANIGLTDDIPQFNLFDNENKIYTRPRLLPPSKFQKTLIEKSLISEGCILNAKEIKKSVIGIRSRIGVDTVIQNSYVMGNDYYQSLEDMHEDIYNDKLLVGIGERCFINNALVDKNVRIGNDVYINGGKHLENCSNELYAVKDGIVVIKKGATIPNNFTIK; encoded by the coding sequence ATGAAGGCAAAAAAGAAGAATGTAATAGCGATTATTTTAGGAGGAGGACAAGGTTCTCGTTTGTACCCCTTGACAGAAACTCGTTCAAAGCCTGCAGTTCCAATAGGTGGGAAATACCGTTTAGTCGATATTCCTATTTCAAATTGCTTGAATTCAGATATTTATAGGATGTTTGTTTTAACGCAGTTTAATTCGGCGTCTTTAAATGCACACATCAAAAACACCTACAATTTTAGTGTTTTCAGCCATTCATTTGTTGATATTTTAGCGGCTGAGCAAACGCCTGATAATCCTACTTGGTTTCAAGGTACTTCCGATGCGGTGCGCCAATGTATGCCTCATTTTTTGAATCATGATTTTGATTATGCTTTGATTCTTTCGGGTGATCAATTGTACCAAATGGATTTTAACGAAATGATTGATGCCCATATCGCTGCTCAAGCCGATATTTCTATTGCTACATTGCCTGTCAATGCAAAAGATGCACCCGAATTTGGAATTTTAAAAACCAATTCTGAAAGCTGTATTGAGGCTTTTATAGAAAAACCAGCAGCAGAGTTATTGCCACAATGGGAATCCGATGTGAGCGACGAAATGAAAGCACAAGGCAAACATTATTTGGCCTCCATGGGGATTTATATTTTCAATAAAAAACTTTTGGTTGAGTTGATGAAAAATCCGGACACCAAAGATTTTGGAAAAGAAATCATCCCTCAAGCTGTTGGTCGTCAAAAAATATTGAGCTACCAATATGAAGGATATTGGACGGATATTGGAAATATAGATTCATTTTTCGAAGCTAATATTGGATTGACAGACGATATTCCGCAATTCAATTTATTTGATAACGAAAATAAAATCTATACGCGCCCACGATTGTTACCACCATCTAAGTTCCAGAAAACGCTAATTGAAAAGTCTTTAATTTCAGAAGGATGTATTTTAAATGCTAAAGAAATTAAAAAATCAGTTATTGGAATTCGATCCCGAATAGGGGTAGATACTGTTATTCAAAATAGTTATGTTATGGGAAATGACTATTATCAAAGTTTAGAGGATATGCACGAGGATATTTATAATGATAAACTATTAGTAGGCATTGGTGAACGTTGTTTTATTAATAATGCTCTTGTCGATAAAAATGTCCGAATTGGTAACGATGTATATATTAATGGAGGTAAACATTTAGAAAATTGTTCCAATGAGTTATACGCGGTAAAAGATGGTATCGTTGTGATCAAGAAAGGCGCTACTATTCCAAATAATTTTACCATAAAATAG
- a CDS encoding M28 family metallopeptidase, with protein sequence MKILSFVFIFTIGLSFQISNAQTTISDPEIKKMVSEVSATNMEATINKLVSFGTRHTLSDTKSNTRGIGAAQRWVKAEFDKYALASNGRLTVKIDYFTVKADGKRIVTDSQLGNVMATLKGTDPTDDRVLIISGHLDSRATDVMNTTIDAPGANDDGSGVAALMEISRIMCRREFPFTIIFVAVVGEEQGLYGAKHLADQAKTENWNIVAMLNNDMIGNSLSNGTGLRDNINVRVFSETIPYLETEAEAKIRKATNRENDSPSRQLARYIKSTTNQYVDQLNIQLVYRNDRFLRGGDHTPFSQNGFTAVRLCEMNENYNHQHQDVRFENGTQYGDLPEFMDFEYMRKVTCANLASLSNLGWAPKAPTNVGIKINELTNFSDLVWTAPEGKKVYGYNVLIRETSSSHWEKTVFVKNTTATIPYSKDNYFFAIQSIDELGHASLPVFPIPMK encoded by the coding sequence ATGAAAATTCTATCCTTTGTATTTATTTTTACAATAGGGTTGTCATTCCAAATAAGTAATGCACAAACTACTATAAGTGATCCAGAAATAAAAAAAATGGTTTCAGAAGTAAGTGCTACAAATATGGAAGCTACTATTAATAAACTTGTTTCTTTTGGCACACGTCATACTCTTAGTGATACCAAAAGTAACACTCGTGGAATTGGTGCTGCACAGCGTTGGGTAAAAGCAGAATTTGATAAGTATGCTTTAGCGTCAAACGGAAGATTAACCGTTAAAATCGATTATTTTACTGTTAAAGCTGATGGAAAAAGAATCGTAACCGACAGTCAATTAGGCAATGTCATGGCAACTTTAAAAGGTACCGACCCAACAGACGATCGAGTTTTGATAATTAGTGGCCATTTGGATTCACGAGCAACAGATGTAATGAATACTACAATTGATGCTCCTGGTGCTAATGATGATGGTTCTGGTGTAGCTGCCCTAATGGAAATTAGCCGAATTATGTGTAGGAGAGAATTCCCTTTTACAATTATTTTTGTGGCTGTTGTTGGAGAAGAACAGGGATTATATGGTGCCAAACACTTAGCAGACCAAGCTAAAACCGAAAATTGGAATATTGTAGCTATGCTTAATAATGACATGATTGGAAATAGTTTATCAAATGGAACAGGTTTACGTGATAACATCAACGTACGTGTTTTTAGCGAAACGATTCCTTATTTAGAAACCGAAGCAGAAGCTAAAATTCGCAAAGCAACCAATCGTGAAAATGATAGTCCGTCCCGTCAATTGGCTCGCTATATTAAATCTACAACTAATCAATATGTAGATCAATTAAACATTCAATTGGTTTATCGAAATGACCGTTTTCTTCGAGGAGGAGACCACACTCCTTTTTCTCAAAATGGCTTTACAGCAGTTCGACTTTGCGAAATGAATGAGAATTATAATCACCAACACCAAGATGTGCGTTTTGAAAATGGAACGCAATACGGAGATTTGCCAGAATTTATGGATTTTGAATACATGCGTAAAGTGACTTGTGCTAATCTTGCTTCTTTATCTAATTTAGGTTGGGCACCAAAAGCACCAACTAACGTTGGCATCAAAATAAACGAATTGACTAACTTTTCTGATTTAGTTTGGACTGCTCCCGAAGGAAAAAAAGTATATGGCTACAATGTATTAATTAGAGAAACTTCTTCTTCGCATTGGGAAAAAACGGTTTTTGTAAAAAATACAACAGCTACAATTCCGTATTCCAAAGACAATTATTTCTTTGCTATACAATCCATTGACGAATTAGGGCATGCTAGTCTGCCAGTATTTCCTATTCCTATGAAATAA
- a CDS encoding maltokinase N-terminal cap-like domain-containing protein: MKEKRINEAEFQNPFVFKTDWKNAFEDEEFVKVFSSDILENYIINKRWYGGKASTLKYIEVVDSFKITSKHNNYYGVLLEVNFKEAFFQHYFMPIAFMLEEELDTNTIIAPVELGGKEGFLVDALHQEDFRKLLFDKIIHSNENTISKVNFHKGVKLPDIEYVSSKFMGVEQSNTSIIYNENLVLKIFRRIYISMNPDYEISRFLTERMNFKSSPEYKGSISVNFSEGDITLGLMQELVPNQGDAWKYMLEEVDRIFSNLSAKKIKIDKLPNIELFQKLRLNEVPPEIIDWAGLSVILRIQTLARRTAEMHIALGSDIHETAFTPTTYNGDYTVWLKNRLTYQFQNRLNILENNLHKLDGLALDLANQFLDNKKSIRKLFLDFDWTKMKSERIRIHGDYHLGQVLVNGDDFYILDFEGEPESTIRDRKVKQPPLKDVAGMFRSFHYAIYATIFNNKDKYPYEQKELFQAGEVLFKYFVGVFLQTYVEVAQAGNLNIGYNKEIDFLLKYCLLEKAVYELGYELNSRPRWSVIPLTGIASIMEFDKN; this comes from the coding sequence ATGAAAGAAAAAAGAATCAACGAAGCCGAATTTCAAAATCCATTTGTTTTTAAAACAGATTGGAAAAATGCTTTTGAAGATGAAGAGTTTGTAAAAGTTTTTTCTTCAGATATTTTAGAAAATTACATCATCAATAAGCGTTGGTATGGGGGAAAGGCGAGTACTTTGAAATATATCGAAGTCGTTGATTCGTTTAAAATTACTTCAAAACATAATAATTATTATGGGGTTTTATTAGAAGTGAATTTTAAAGAGGCTTTTTTTCAACATTATTTTATGCCAATTGCCTTCATGCTTGAAGAAGAATTGGATACCAATACAATTATTGCCCCTGTTGAATTAGGTGGAAAAGAAGGTTTTTTAGTAGATGCATTACATCAAGAAGATTTTAGAAAATTATTGTTTGATAAAATAATTCATTCTAATGAAAATACCATTTCAAAAGTAAACTTTCATAAAGGAGTAAAATTGCCCGATATTGAATACGTTTCTTCTAAATTCATGGGGGTAGAGCAAAGTAATACTTCTATTATTTATAATGAAAACTTAGTATTAAAGATTTTTAGAAGAATTTATATCAGTATGAATCCAGACTATGAAATCAGTCGTTTTCTTACTGAAAGAATGAATTTTAAGAGTTCGCCAGAATATAAAGGAAGTATCAGTGTTAATTTTTCTGAGGGCGATATCACATTGGGATTAATGCAAGAATTGGTTCCAAATCAAGGCGATGCATGGAAGTACATGTTAGAAGAAGTGGATCGAATTTTTTCTAATTTGAGTGCTAAAAAAATCAAAATTGACAAACTTCCCAATATTGAATTATTTCAAAAATTACGATTGAATGAAGTTCCGCCTGAAATTATTGATTGGGCAGGATTGAGTGTTATTTTACGTATTCAAACTTTAGCCAGACGCACCGCTGAAATGCACATTGCTCTAGGAAGTGACATTCACGAAACGGCTTTTACACCGACTACATACAACGGAGATTATACGGTTTGGCTTAAAAACAGGTTAACGTATCAATTTCAGAATCGTTTGAATATTCTAGAAAATAATTTGCATAAATTAGATGGTTTAGCGCTGGATTTAGCCAATCAATTTTTGGACAATAAAAAATCAATTCGAAAATTATTTTTGGATTTTGATTGGACCAAAATGAAATCGGAACGTATTCGAATCCACGGAGATTATCATCTAGGACAAGTCTTGGTCAACGGGGATGATTTTTACATTTTGGATTTTGAAGGAGAGCCAGAGAGTACCATTCGGGATCGAAAAGTGAAGCAGCCACCATTGAAAGATGTTGCGGGAATGTTTCGTTCGTTTCATTATGCTATTTATGCAACGATTTTTAATAATAAAGATAAGTACCCTTACGAACAAAAAGAGTTGTTTCAAGCAGGGGAAGTGTTGTTTAAATATTTTGTTGGGGTATTTCTTCAAACGTATGTAGAAGTGGCTCAAGCAGGTAATTTGAACATTGGTTACAACAAAGAAATCGACTTTTTGTTGAAATATTGCTTGTTAGAAAAAGCAGTTTATGAGCTGGGATATGAATTAAATTCACGTCCGCGTTGGTCCGTAATTCCGTTGACCGGAATTGCAAGTATTATGGAGTTTGATAAAAATTAG